Below is a genomic region from Persicimonas caeni.
TCCCGAGCCGCCAGAGGGACAAGTCGCGGCCGATGGCGGCGCGCCGCCGCACAAGCAGCCCATCACCGAGCACGGCTTCCGCAACGAGCCGATGCGCGACTTCGCCCACGCCTCCGACCGCGAGCGCTTCCAGGGCGCGCTCGAGACGGTGCGCGGCCGGTTGGGCATGGAGTACCCGCTGGTCATCAACAACGAGGACGTGGCGACGAGTCGCTCGATGAAGAGCGTCAACCCGAGCCGCACCGACCAGCTCGTGGGCACCGTGGCCGTGGCCGATATCGAGCACGCCGACCAGGCGATTCGCGCCGCCTGGGCGGCCAAGGATGCCTGGGCGGACACCGACCCCTCCGAGCGCGCCGAGTACCTGTTCAAGCTCGCCGACAAGATGCGCGAGTGGCGTGACGAGTTGGCCGGCTGGATGGTCTTCGAGGTGGGCAAGAATTGGCGCGAGGCGGACGCCGACGTCTGCGAGGCGATCGACTTCTGCGAGTACTACGGCCGCGAGATGAAGCGTCTGGCAGAGCCGCAGCGCCTGGGGCATATCCCCGGCGAGCTCAACCTGATGTGGTACCAGCCGCGCGGCGTGGCCGCGATCATCGCGCCGTGGAACTTCCCGCTGGCGATCCTCACCGGCATGACCGTCGCCGCGGCGGTCACGGGCAACACCGTCATCATGAAGCCGGCGGAGCAGTCCTCGGTCATCGCCGCCAAGCTCATGGAGCTTTGCCGCTCGGTGGGCTTTCCGCCCGGCGTCATCAACTACCTGCCCGGCATCGGCGAAGAGGTCGGCGAGCACCTCGTGCAGAGCCCGTACACCCACATCATCGCCTTTACGGGGAGCATGCAGGTGGGCCTCGATATCATCCGCAAGGCGGGCGATACCGACCCGACGAAGCAGCAGCGCGTCAAGAAGGTCGTCTGCGAGATGGGCGGCAAAAACGCCATCATCGTCGACGCCGACGCCGACCTCGACGAGGCCGTCCAGGGCGTCATCCAGTCGGCGTTCGGCTTCCAGGGCCAGAAGTGCTCGGCGTGCAGCCGCGCTATCGTGCTCGCCTCGTGCTACGACGAGTTCAAAGAGCGCGTGGTCGAGGCGACGCGAAGCCTGGTCATCGGCCCGTCCGACGATCCGGCCAACCGCATCGGCCCGGTCGTCGACGGGGATGCCTGCAACAAGATCAACTCGTATATCGAGATCGGGCGCCAGGAAGGCGACCTGCTCATCAGCCGCGAGGTGCCCGAGGGGGGTTGCTTCGTGGGTCCGACGGTCGTCGAGGGCATCACCCCCGAGCATCGCCTCGCCCATGAGGAGATCTTCGGTCCGGTGCTCGCCCTGATGAAGGCCGAGGACTTCGACGAAGCCCTCGAGATCGCCAACGGCACGCGCTACGCGCTCACCGGCGGCGTCTACAGCCGAAGCCCGATGAATATCGAGAAGGCCCGCGCGCAGTTCAAAGTGGGCAACCTCTACATCAACCAGAAGTGCACCGGCGCGCTGGTCTATCGCCAGCCGTTCGGCGGCTTCAAGATGTCGGGCGTGGGCTCGAAGGCGGGCGGGCCCGATTACCTGCTCCAGTTCATGGAGCCGCGGGCGGTGACCGAGAACACGATGCGTCGTGGCTTTGCGCCCGACGAGTTGCTCTGAGCGCCTGACGGCGCGGGCGTGATTATTGTTGGCCCTGTGGGAGTGGGATGCACGCTGATTGGAGTGTTGCTGAGCCCGGAGCCAATTTTGAGACGCCTCGCCCGGAGACTTTTCGGCGCGCTGCTCGCCCTCGTGTGGGTGGGCAGCGCGTCCGTTGCGCTGGCCGACGAGCCTGTCGAGCCGGCTTCCCCTCCAAAACCTGAATCGCCTGTCGAGGCCGACGAGGCTTCGAGCTTCGGCCTTGGCGCCGAGCTGTCCCTTCGAAGTCGCTACGTGTGGCGTGGGTTGCCCTTTGGCGACGGGCCTGTGCTCCAGCCGGCTGCGTGGGCGTCGCTGTGGAGCTGCGAGGCGATCGGTTGGGCGAATATGCCTCTTCCCAATGCACAACAGGAGACAGATCTCGACGAGGTCGACCTGGGGGCGTTTTGTGGCGTCGACGTGGGCGTTTGGAGCGTGTCGCTCGGCGGGTGGGTCTACTTTTTTCCCGGCGAGGACGCGCCGACGACCCTGGAAGGGGAGGGGGTGATCACGGCGCAATTCGACTGGCTGAACGTCTTTACGGGCCACGCGGTCGACCTGCGAGTCACTCCCGGGGCCTACGCCGGCTGGGTGGGTGTCGGGGGCGCATGGGAGCGTGGCGTCTGGGGCGTCGAGGGGTCGTTGCGCACCGGGTGGGCCAACGCGGCGTTCAACGAGATGAACGCCGGGCTGGCCGTGGGCGCGCTCGATTACGTCGGCGCCGAGCTCGCCGTGCCGGTGGCGCTGGGTGTGGGGCTAACACTGCGCACTCACGCCGGCGCGGTGGTGTTATTGCCCGACAGCTTGCGGGACGCGCTCGATGAAACGGTGGTGCTCGATTTCGGCGCCACGATCGGCGGTGAGTGGGCGCTGTAGCGGCCGTCAGAGTGCCTTTAGCCAGTTGCCCCGCGTCTTTGAGCCCCTATCTTTTACACGGCTTTTAGGCGCGCCAACCGGGTTGGAGGTGGGTAGTGCGCATGATTCACAAGATTTTGGGGGTGCTCGTCGTGGCGTTTGTGCCACTGTTGGTGCTGGTGGCTTGGGCGGCGAGCAACAGCATGAGCGAGATCGAGGACCACGCGACCTCGGAGGCGGCCAGCGCGTTGCGCGCTGCGGAGTACCGCCGACTGGCGCACTCGGCCGACGAGCGCTCCCACAGCCTCGAGGTCGAACTCGCCCAGCTCGAGGGCGACGTCGCCTCGCTGCAGTCGGCCTGGTCGGGCATGACTCGGCCCCAGCGCCGGGTGATGCGGCTGGTCGAGTACGAGGAGCCGGGCCTGTTGGACTTCCCCGGCTACGGCTACGTCGACCCGGAGATTGGCGCTTATGCCGATTTCCAACTGCGCAGCAACGCCTCGCCCTGGCTTCCCCGGTTTGCCGTCGAGCGCGCTCGCAATGATCCGCAGTGGCGCGAGCACCTCGAAGGCCAACTCAACCGCGCAGTGCAGCTCACTTCGTTGCTCTCCGACACGATAAGTCGACACCAAAATATCCTCGACCTCGCCTGGATCGTGATGGCCGACGGGCCGACCAACGCCCAACCGCGCTACGATTACGCCGCTCTCATCGCCGCCGACCCCAGTCTGGCCAATATCGTCGAGGCGGAGTTCGACTACGTGCGCCGGGTCGGCCCGGAGTTCAACCCGAAGCAGCAAGTTACCTGGCTCGACCCGTATTTCGACCCCCTCAAAGGCATCTGGATGACGAGCTGTGTGGCCCCGCTCTATGAGGCTGGCGGCTTTGTGGGGTCTGTGGGCGTGGACGTGCTCCTCTCGACGGTAATTCGGCACGTCACCAAGGTCGACAAGGAGGCTGGGGAGTACGTCTTCTTGACGACGGGAGGTGGGCATCTGTTGGCGGCCTCCGAGGACGCCGTAGATGTGTTGACGTGGACCGACGCGCACCGTCGGGCGTTTCGGCGCACGTTGAATTCCTCCAAGACGCGTACATGGACCGACGCGGAAATCGACGCGATGCGCTCCAATACACTCGACGAGCATCCGGAGCGCAATGTGCGCGAACTCGCCGAGGCGATGGCGGCGGGCAAGAAGGGGACGTGGGAGCTCGAGCTGGGCGGTGAGCGCGTGATCGTCTCCATCGCTCCTATCGAAAACGCCGGGTGGTCGTTGGCAGTGGTCAGTCCCTTGGAGCACGCCTTGGCCGGCGCACGGGCGATTCAGACGACGGTGCGTGACAAAGGCGAGCGGGTCCGCGAGCAATTTCTCATCTTCTTGGGCATCGTCGTGCTCATCGGTGGGGCGGTCACCGCCGCGTTGCACATGATGGTCATCCGCCCCCTCACCAGGCTTACCGACAGGGTCGCCGAACTCAGCTGGGACTCGCTTCGGTGGGACTCGGAGGCCTTCGACGCCAAGGGGCCGCGACGCAAAGACGAGATCGGCCAACTCCACCGAAAGTTCCACGAAATGGTGACGGCGCTGGGTGCGTCGCGAGACGAGGTGACCGCGGCCAATGAGAAACTCGAGGAGCGCGTGCGACAGCGCACTGCACAGCTTCGCCAGAAAAACCTGACGCTGGAGCGCTCGCGCGAAGAGCTGCAGCGGGCCAAAGAAGCGGCCGAGGCGGCCAACGCCGCCAAGAGCGACTTTTTGGCGAGCATGAGTCACGATATCCGCACGCCGATGTACGGGATCGTGGGGACCTTGCAACTTCTCGAGGAGACGCGGCTCACGCCCACCCAGCGCGAGTATCTGGGGCTTTTATACGTGTCGACCGAGACGCTCATGCACTTGGTCAACGATGTGCTCGATTTTGCCAAGATCGAAGCCCGTGAGATCGAGCTGCACGAGGAGTCTTTCGACTTGTGTGGGCTGCTCAACGATCTCGTGCAGGTTCACGGGGTGCTTGCCGACCAAAAGGGCCTCGAATTGCGATTGGAGCTCGAAGAGGGCCTGCCGCGAAGGGTCGTAGGGGACGCCAATCGTCTGCGTCAGGTCCTCGCCAACCTGGTGAGCAACGCCATCAAGTTTACGGACACCGGGGAGGTCGATATCTCGGTGGCGCTCGCAGAGGAAAAGGACGACGCGGTGGTCTTGGAGTTCGCGGTGTGCGACACCGGACCGGGGATCCCAGACGAGCAGATCGACGTGATCTTCGAGTCGTTCAAGCAGTTGCGAAGCTCGTACACCGAGCCGTGGCAGGGGAGCGGGCTCGGCCTGGCCATCGTCTTGGGATTGGTCGAGCTGATGGGCGGGGAGATTCGGGTCGAAAGCGAGCTCGGTCGGGGGAGCGCCTTTCGTGTTTGCGTCGAACTCACCCACCCGGAGGGGACCTGTGCGGGACGGAGCGAGACGTGGTGCGCGCCGAAACTGGAGGGTGAGGAGATGGAAGCGTCGGTGGCCGAGTCGGTGGTCGGAGCCGGCGCGAGCGCGGCTCCCAAGCGCGTCTTGGTGGCCGAAGACAACCGCGTCAATCAGGTGCTGGTCACACGCCTGCTCGAGCGCCGAGGGCACAGCGTCGAGATCGCCCCGCACGGAAAGGCGGCGGTCGACATGGTCGCGGCCGACCACTTCGACCTAGTCCTGATGGACGTGCAGATGCCGGAGATGAACGGGCTGGAGGCGACCGAAGCGATCCGACGGCGCGAAGCCCAACAGAACGGGCCACACACGCCCATCGTGGCGATGACGGCGCACGCGCGGCCCGAAGACCGCGAGCGTGCGCTCGCCGCGGGGATGGACGATTACCTGGCCAAACCCGCCAACGCCGACGAGCTGTACGCGCTCATAGACCGGCTCGCGAGCGACGCCGGCGCTCTTGCGGAGCATCCTTCTTCGTCACAGCCGACACGCCCTTGAGGACCACCGTCCCCTTGTTCAACTCCAGCGCCAGCCCTTTGAAGGCGAGTTCGCCGCCGGGGACAGCCACGTTTTGGTCGTCGAGCGATTGTTTGACGATGCGCTTGCCGCCCTCCAAAAACTCGGCGCCCATCCAGTCGGTGGCCTGCACCAGCCCGGGGACCGACGACCGCGTGATCGCCACGTCGGTCAGCGACACGGCCAGGTTTTGGCCACTCAGCGCGATGCGGCCGCTGGCGCTTCCGTCGAACCAGAAGCAAAACCCACTCTCGGGCATATTGAAGACGCTGAAGTCGATAGTCATCGGCAATTCGCCCACGCGGCCTTTGGTAAAGCGCACCGCGTTGACGACCGCGTGGGCCGGCCCGCCGCGCATCGGCTCGCCGTCGGTGGAGTAGGTGCGCGGGACTACGTCCTTTTTCATCATCAGCGAGACGCCGTGGACGACCAGGTTGGGGTTGAAGGCGAACGCGATATTCTGGTCGCCTTCCAGGTTGGTCACCGGCTCGATGCCCACGTCGGCCTGGAGCCCCTCGATATTGGTCGCAAAGCCCGCGAAGATGACGCCCGTTTTGGCGTCGGTGACAAGCTCGATCGGGAAGACCTCGAGGCCCGGGATGCCGAAGTCGGGGGTGTCGAAGGTCAGCAGGTCGACCGGGTCGACGTCTTTCATCAGCCGCTGGAGCAGGACGTCGGAGAGCTTCGACTGGAGCACGCGCGCCCAGGAGCTTCGCAAGTTCGTCAGCCGTGCATTGAGCGTCGATTTGCCGATGCGCGCAGCCTCGGGGAGGTCGAGCTTGAGGACGGCGCCGCCATTTTTTCCCCGCTCGACAAGCAGGGGAGCGACGATACTGAGCGAGCCGTCCAGGTTGGCGCTCTGGCGGCCGACCAACGGCACGTCGAGGCCGACTGCGCCGTCGAGGTCGCCGCCAACTTTGAAGCAGTGGCGACAGGCGTCGGAGGCCTCGATGCTCAGGTTGACGATATTGCCGCGGGTGCGCACGTCGATTTGTTGGCCGCCGCCCACGTCGATCTTCGAGAGCGCCTGCAGCCCGCTCTTGATGGTCGCCTGCAGCGCGGTGTTGGCGACCTCTTCGAGCATGTCGGTCTGGAGCGCCAGGCCGAACTGCGCCGGCGCGTTCCCCTCGTCCAAACCCTGCGGGGCGAGGTCCTGGGAGAGTTCGGTTTCCTGCGAGATGGCCTGGCGATAATCGCCGCGCACCTGTCGACACTGGCTCGAGCAGCCGGCGGATACTCCGACGGACACCATCATCAGCGCGACCAACATCAGCGAGCCGCGTCGGGTTCCCATACACTTCATCGGTACTGCTCCATTCGAGAATTTGGAATCAAAGGTGGCATTGCAACTCGAGCCCGGTATACTAAGAGCAACCTTGTTTCCCACAACTCGATGAGGCTCGCATGCAGTCGCTGCCACGCTACTCGATATCATTCATTGTCGGGGTCTTCTTGCTGTCCCTGCAAGGGCAGGCTTTCGCCGTCGACTATTTTCTAAAGAACGACGGCATGGGAGAAAATTTCGAGGGGACCACGGCGACCGCCGAACTCATCAGCGGAGAGATGTACGCGGCGACCTTCGAGTTGCCGTCGAGCTGGCAGTTGCCTGTGGAGCTGCAGGGCGTGCGTGTGCTCATGGTCGACGGCAGCGAGCCCTCGAAGAGTTACTGCGGTCGGTTCACCATCGAGGTGTGGGAGGAGGCGGCCGGTGCGCCGACCAACCCGGGGACCTGTCCGTATACCCGCGTCAAAGACCCCGGGCCGGTCGTCTACAGCATGTCCAACCAATTCCAGAGCAACCCGATCGGCTTCGAGTTGGTGGGCAATAACAACAATTGGCAGGACATGCGGTTTTCTGCCATCAACAACAACGCCCAGCTCGGCGTGACCATTAATCCGGTCATGCTCAATACGCGGCGGGTGCGCGTGGCGATCAAGGCGATCGACAACCAGTGCTTCAACGTCAGCAACGCCAATGCGTTTCCGGTGCTGGTTACCGACGACGACGGCACCTCGGCGGACAACTTCTTGTACGGCGAGGCTGACCTGTGCGGAAGCATCTCGGGGACGGTGCCGCCGCCCGAGTTTTATTACTGGACCGATTTCGCCCAGTACTTTCAGGCGACCCCCGGTGACTTCATCATGCGGTTGATTTTCGACAGACCCGGACCCGGCGGTGGCGACGCGGGGGGCGACGCCGGAGCGGACGCGGGGCCGGACGTCGGCATGGACGTGGGCATCGACGCCGGAGCGGACACGGGCAGCAGTGATATCGGCCTCGACGCCAAGCCGGCCGATGTATCGGGCGGCGAGGATGTCGCCCAGCAAGACACCTCCAGCGGCCAGCAAGATACCGGCGCCGAACTGAGCATCACTTCGGTATCGCCCTCGACCATCACAAACGACCAGTCGACCAATATCGCCATCGTCGGAGGCGGCTTTGTAGCCGGCGCCCAGGTGCTCATCGGCGCCGAGGCCGTAGGCGTCACCGAGACGCAGTCGGGTATCATCAAGGCGACGGTGCCCGAGGGCTTCGCGTTGGGCATGCATGACGTCATCGTGACCAACCCGGGTGGTGCCACGGCAGTCCTCGAAGACGGACTCGAGGTCACCGAGCCCGGCGCGGCCGACGCCGATGCGGGAGCGGGCGCAGACACCGACAGCGTGGGCCAGAGCAATAATGGGAGTGGTGCCGCCGCCGAGGGTTGCGGGTGCCGTTCGGTCGACACCGCCGCGGCGACGTCGACGTGGGCGTGGGTCCTCGCTGCACTGGCGCTGTTGGGCGTGATGCTTCGGCGCCGGCTGGTGCCAACTCGCCGGCGGTGTTGAGCTTCGCCCGGCGGAGTTGGTTTTTCGGTGCCGGTACGTAGTTTAGTGGCTACTTCTGACGCACACGCCCGAGCCGACAGTCTCTATGAGCCTCTCGTTGATCTCATATCTGCTGGACCTGACCTGGGAGATTAACTGGTGGACGGTGGTCTGGTGGGGCGGCATGCTCGTCGCCCTGTTCCACATCCCGTCGGTGTTGCTTCGTCGCGAGACGCGCCCGATGGCCGCGCTGGCATGGGTCTTGTGCCTCATCGCGCTGCCGGTGCTCGGCGTCATCTTGTGGTGGATGATCGGGCGAACACGTCTCGAGCGCCGAAAGCGGCGATGGGCGCGCTCCAAAAAGGTGGTGACCGACAGTCTGGCTGACGTGCGCCAGGCGATCGAGCTTCCCGACGATTCGGCCCACACCCGCATTAACGACGGAGGGTCCCACTTTGCCTCCGACGACGCGCTTTACCTGCGCCAAGAGGAGGGCGTTTTCCCGCCGACCGAAGGCAACCGTGTCGAGATCTTCTCGTCGGGTCAAGACGCCTTCAACGCCTTCGAGCGAGCCATCCGCGAGGCGACCGACCACGTTCATTTCCAGTTCTACATCTGGCAGCGTGACGATATGGGGCGGCGCTTCCGCGACCTGCTCACCGAGAAGGCCAAAGAGGGCGTCGAGGTGCGGGTGCTCTACGACGCGGTGGGGGGCGCCCCGGTCAAACGCGGCTTCATGGACCCGCTCATCGAGGCGGGAGCCAAGGTCGAGTCCTTCTTGCCCGTGGTCCTCTTCGAGCGCCAATTGCGGGTCAACTTTCGCAACCACCGAAAGATCATCGTCGTCGACGGCAAGACCGGGTTCACCGGCGGCGTCAATATCGGTGATGAGTATTGCGACTGGCTCGATCTGGCATTCCGTCTCGACGGGCCGGTCGTGCTGCAACTCCAGGAGGTCTTCGCCGAGGATTGGTATTTCGCCACCGGCGAAGACCTGGCCAGCACGCGCTACTTCGTGGGCACCGAGGCGGTCCAAAAGGCCTTGGAAGAGACGTCGGAGCGCGAGGACGACGCCGACGACATCGAGCAGGGGAGGGTGGCCGAGTCCGTGACCGCCAGGATCATCGCCAGCGGCCCGGACAACCCCGAGAGCGCCATCCAGAACGTCTTCTTTATGGCCATCACCGGCGCGTCTCGGCGTATATACATCACCACGCCGTATTTCGTGCCCGACCAGGCGATGCTCATGGCCATCAAGACCGCGGCGATGCGAGGCGTCGACGTGCGGCTTTTGACGCCGGGCACCTCGGATATCCCCATCGCCCAAGCCGCCGGCCGTTCCTACTACGCCGAATTGCTCGCCGCCGGGGTGCGTATCTACGAGTACCACGAAGAGCGCGTGCTCCACGCCAAGTCGGTAGTCGTCGACGACGTCTGGTCGATCATCGGAAGCGCCAACATGGATATTCGAAGCTTTCTATTGAACTTCGAGGCCAACGCCGTGCTGCGTGACCGCGAGCTCAACTCGACATTGGCCGAGCTCTTCGAGACGCACCTCGAGCGTAGCACCGAGATGCGTCTGCAAGATTTCGAGAAGAGGCCGCTCAAGCACCGGTTGGTGGAGAGCACGGCGAGGTTGTTCAGCCCGTTGCTATGAGCTGCCGACTCACGTCCTACTCACACCGACGGTCGGTCGGCTGGCACGTAAAGCGCACGTGGAAGTGGTTTCGGTGGCCCGGGGAGTGGCGGATGATGGCGGTGCCGCCGCTGTAGTCGGGGTACTGGAAGACCTTTTCGACCCATTCTTGCGTGGCGCCCTGGGCGAGGGCTTCCTCGCGAAGCAGCTTCTGGAACCAGCGGTCCATGAAGACGTACTCGACGTAGCCGCCATCGAGTAGATCTTTCATCAGCGACAGCGTCTTTTTGACGTCCAAATTGCTGCGGCGCACGTAGTGGAAGCGCCGGTAGTTGGGCGGCGGCTCGTGGCGCGGGTAGCTGATGTCGATGTCACGCCCCGAACGGTGCGACTTGTGCGGGTGCATGCTCCGGCCGCGCCGGAAGCTGATATCACCGACCATCAGTTTGTGGGCGTCGGGATACTTTTCGTAGTAGTTGTCGAGCACCCGCTTGACTTCGCTGACGGTGTAGTACGTTCCGAAGGTGCGGTGTGGGTAAAGGATGACGTACTTTTCGTCGTCCGGAAGCGGCTCGGCGTTGTAGAGCCGACCCCAGTGGGCCGCGCCGTAGCTCTTGGCGATCTTTTCGGGGTTGCGCTTCCACACGAGGATGCGCTGGCCCGCATCGAGA
It encodes:
- a CDS encoding response regulator; this translates as MIHKILGVLVVAFVPLLVLVAWAASNSMSEIEDHATSEAASALRAAEYRRLAHSADERSHSLEVELAQLEGDVASLQSAWSGMTRPQRRVMRLVEYEEPGLLDFPGYGYVDPEIGAYADFQLRSNASPWLPRFAVERARNDPQWREHLEGQLNRAVQLTSLLSDTISRHQNILDLAWIVMADGPTNAQPRYDYAALIAADPSLANIVEAEFDYVRRVGPEFNPKQQVTWLDPYFDPLKGIWMTSCVAPLYEAGGFVGSVGVDVLLSTVIRHVTKVDKEAGEYVFLTTGGGHLLAASEDAVDVLTWTDAHRRAFRRTLNSSKTRTWTDAEIDAMRSNTLDEHPERNVRELAEAMAAGKKGTWELELGGERVIVSIAPIENAGWSLAVVSPLEHALAGARAIQTTVRDKGERVREQFLIFLGIVVLIGGAVTAALHMMVIRPLTRLTDRVAELSWDSLRWDSEAFDAKGPRRKDEIGQLHRKFHEMVTALGASRDEVTAANEKLEERVRQRTAQLRQKNLTLERSREELQRAKEAAEAANAAKSDFLASMSHDIRTPMYGIVGTLQLLEETRLTPTQREYLGLLYVSTETLMHLVNDVLDFAKIEAREIELHEESFDLCGLLNDLVQVHGVLADQKGLELRLELEEGLPRRVVGDANRLRQVLANLVSNAIKFTDTGEVDISVALAEEKDDAVVLEFAVCDTGPGIPDEQIDVIFESFKQLRSSYTEPWQGSGLGLAIVLGLVELMGGEIRVESELGRGSAFRVCVELTHPEGTCAGRSETWCAPKLEGEEMEASVAESVVGAGASAAPKRVLVAEDNRVNQVLVTRLLERRGHSVEIAPHGKAAVDMVAADHFDLVLMDVQMPEMNGLEATEAIRRREAQQNGPHTPIVAMTAHARPEDRERALAAGMDDYLAKPANADELYALIDRLASDAGALAEHPSSSQPTRP
- a CDS encoding IPT/TIG domain-containing protein: MQSLPRYSISFIVGVFLLSLQGQAFAVDYFLKNDGMGENFEGTTATAELISGEMYAATFELPSSWQLPVELQGVRVLMVDGSEPSKSYCGRFTIEVWEEAAGAPTNPGTCPYTRVKDPGPVVYSMSNQFQSNPIGFELVGNNNNWQDMRFSAINNNAQLGVTINPVMLNTRRVRVAIKAIDNQCFNVSNANAFPVLVTDDDGTSADNFLYGEADLCGSISGTVPPPEFYYWTDFAQYFQATPGDFIMRLIFDRPGPGGGDAGGDAGADAGPDVGMDVGIDAGADTGSSDIGLDAKPADVSGGEDVAQQDTSSGQQDTGAELSITSVSPSTITNDQSTNIAIVGGGFVAGAQVLIGAEAVGVTETQSGIIKATVPEGFALGMHDVIVTNPGGATAVLEDGLEVTEPGAADADAGAGADTDSVGQSNNGSGAAAEGCGCRSVDTAAATSTWAWVLAALALLGVMLRRRLVPTRRRC
- the cls gene encoding cardiolipin synthase, whose amino-acid sequence is MSLSLISYLLDLTWEINWWTVVWWGGMLVALFHIPSVLLRRETRPMAALAWVLCLIALPVLGVILWWMIGRTRLERRKRRWARSKKVVTDSLADVRQAIELPDDSAHTRINDGGSHFASDDALYLRQEEGVFPPTEGNRVEIFSSGQDAFNAFERAIREATDHVHFQFYIWQRDDMGRRFRDLLTEKAKEGVEVRVLYDAVGGAPVKRGFMDPLIEAGAKVESFLPVVLFERQLRVNFRNHRKIIVVDGKTGFTGGVNIGDEYCDWLDLAFRLDGPVVLQLQEVFAEDWYFATGEDLASTRYFVGTEAVQKALEETSEREDDADDIEQGRVAESVTARIIASGPDNPESAIQNVFFMAITGASRRIYITTPYFVPDQAMLMAIKTAAMRGVDVRLLTPGTSDIPIAQAAGRSYYAELLAAGVRIYEYHEERVLHAKSVVVDDVWSIIGSANMDIRSFLLNFEANAVLRDRELNSTLAELFETHLERSTEMRLQDFEKRPLKHRLVESTARLFSPLL
- a CDS encoding penicillin-insensitive murein endopeptidase, with translation MARAVSLVAIVLMWTVFGTGAEVSQVEAQQGPSGSIAGSLRLAASGFGPVPTNTILPPDTLERIAKRIRQERWSLPPDAKEWPFEAGTPVVKTTRVDELWHTVEPGQTLRRLRLMYKVSNYQLRKLNPDINLRDLDAGQRILVWKRNPEKIAKSYGAAHWGRLYNAEPLPDDEKYVILYPHRTFGTYYTVSEVKRVLDNYYEKYPDAHKLMVGDISFRRGRSMHPHKSHRSGRDIDISYPRHEPPPNYRRFHYVRRSNLDVKKTLSLMKDLLDGGYVEYVFMDRWFQKLLREEALAQGATQEWVEKVFQYPDYSGGTAIIRHSPGHRNHFHVRFTCQPTDRRCE
- the pruA gene encoding L-glutamate gamma-semialdehyde dehydrogenase, which gives rise to MARASEKQIKKLGEEIFSRMKGEKPSVFKKDWWSGKMMDWSMKDEAFKVEMFRFVDVFPTLKDHVQVAEHLQEYFCRPGQDFPSSFQWGLSKVKPDSWVAKKAAGQIEKQIHGMASKFIAGTDASEAIGGLREMWDSGLCFTLDLLGEATVSEKEAHDYLERYNEILDTLIAETAGWPEQPALEKSAWGRIPRVNVSVKISSLYSQLDAIDFDGSIEATKERLRPLFRKAKEHGAFINIDMESYKHKDLTIAIFKSLLEEPEFADFEHAGIVMQAYLKDAEDDVKALCKWAKKRKTPITVRLVKGAYWDYETIHSQQEGWENPVFSKKWQTDQSYENCTEILLDYHKYIRTAIGSHNVRSIAHAMAYADAKRLDKSAIEFQMLYGMAEPMKAAVSSMGYRLRDYVPIGEIIPGMAYLVRRLLENTSNESWLKMSFADGKSIDELLSAPEPPEGQVAADGGAPPHKQPITEHGFRNEPMRDFAHASDRERFQGALETVRGRLGMEYPLVINNEDVATSRSMKSVNPSRTDQLVGTVAVADIEHADQAIRAAWAAKDAWADTDPSERAEYLFKLADKMREWRDELAGWMVFEVGKNWREADADVCEAIDFCEYYGREMKRLAEPQRLGHIPGELNLMWYQPRGVAAIIAPWNFPLAILTGMTVAAAVTGNTVIMKPAEQSSVIAAKLMELCRSVGFPPGVINYLPGIGEEVGEHLVQSPYTHIIAFTGSMQVGLDIIRKAGDTDPTKQQRVKKVVCEMGGKNAIIVDADADLDEAVQGVIQSAFGFQGQKCSACSRAIVLASCYDEFKERVVEATRSLVIGPSDDPANRIGPVVDGDACNKINSYIEIGRQEGDLLISREVPEGGCFVGPTVVEGITPEHRLAHEEIFGPVLALMKAEDFDEALEIANGTRYALTGGVYSRSPMNIEKARAQFKVGNLYINQKCTGALVYRQPFGGFKMSGVGSKAGGPDYLLQFMEPRAVTENTMRRGFAPDELL